The stretch of DNA TGGTCTCACCTTTCCTGCATGCCCCTTCCTATAACAGCtcctgaaattaattttgttctttttacctCCCTTCCATACTCTTTGCTAGGTGAGAAACCTGGAAATGAGCCTGAAGAGGTGAAGCTGCAGAAAGCCAGCAAACAGATCGTGCAGCATGCCATCCTGCAAGCTGTTCAGCAAGTGTCCCAGGAGAGCCGGCAGAGGGAAGACAGAACCGGTGACAACCAGGGCAACTTCCAGCTGGGCGTGGGGGAATTAAC from Felis catus isolate Fca126 chromosome D3, F.catus_Fca126_mat1.0, whole genome shotgun sequence encodes:
- the AKAIN1 gene encoding A-kinase anchor protein inhibitor 1, which translates into the protein MVFAPGEKPGNEPEEVKLQKASKQIVQHAILQAVQQVSQESRQREDRTGDNQGNFQLGVGELTKKHEKK